In the genome of Candidatus Poribacteria bacterium, one region contains:
- the trpC gene encoding indole-3-glycerol phosphate synthase TrpC: MRRSILDKIVAHKRKELRRDAESVPRSELVRVVRDLPPTKPFADAIRRSGGVRLIAEVKKASPSKGVIREDFDPVAIAQAYEEGGAHALSVLTDERFFQGSLAYLREIRAFVELPILRKDFTLSEYHVYQARAAGADAILLVVAILGDDHLRDLLACASENDLACLVEVHDETELDRALAAGATIIGVNNRDLRTFETRLETTFRLRERIPPDRICVSESGIDSRGDVERLDDAGVDAMLVGESLMRSDDIAAKVRELVGSSSTAA, encoded by the coding sequence ATGAGACGCTCGATCCTCGACAAGATCGTCGCGCACAAGCGGAAGGAACTCCGCCGTGACGCGGAGTCCGTCCCGAGGTCGGAGTTGGTGCGCGTCGTCCGTGACCTGCCGCCGACAAAGCCCTTCGCCGACGCGATCCGTCGGAGTGGGGGTGTCCGGCTGATCGCCGAGGTGAAGAAGGCATCCCCTTCGAAGGGGGTCATCCGGGAGGACTTCGATCCCGTCGCCATCGCGCAAGCCTACGAGGAGGGCGGCGCGCACGCGCTGTCGGTGTTGACGGACGAGCGGTTCTTTCAGGGGAGCCTTGCGTACCTTCGGGAGATCCGCGCCTTCGTGGAGCTCCCGATTCTGCGCAAGGACTTCACTCTCAGCGAGTACCACGTCTATCAGGCGCGAGCCGCCGGAGCGGATGCCATCCTGCTGGTCGTGGCGATCTTGGGCGACGACCACCTGCGCGACCTGCTCGCCTGCGCGTCTGAGAACGACCTGGCGTGCCTCGTCGAGGTTCACGATGAGACGGAGCTCGACCGCGCCCTGGCAGCGGGAGCGACGATCATCGGCGTCAACAACCGCGACCTGCGGACCTTCGAGACGCGGCTGGAGACGACATTCAGGCTACGGGAGCGCATCCCGCCGGATCGCATCTGCGTCAGCGAGAGCGGGATCGATTCGCGCGGCGACGTCGAACGACTCGACGACGCCGGAGTCGATGCGATGTTGGTCGGAGAGTCGCTGATGCGGAGTGACGACATCGCGGCAAAGGTTCGGGAGTTGGTCGGTTCCTCATCGACCGCTGCGTGA
- a CDS encoding Gfo/Idh/MocA family oxidoreductase, which produces MLGRRSGKETAVVRKKAPRNIRVAVIGTGGISRAHISAYRKAGGFDIVAVCDIFKDKSLRAAEEWGVPKQHAFTSYNKMLEMDGIDAVSVCTYNQAHRRPTVAALEAGKHVFCEKPMAATLADATAMARAAKGSGKILQIGIHSTFNPGLQFARKLVMEGVLGDIYYSETSGCRRRGVPGHTFIYKKTAGAGAIVDIGVYNMHNALYVMGYPKPVRVSALAADYISRKDPQWAKMDVEEFGAAWVRFENGGVMVFKISWAVHQDSLGGTFFLGKNAGISLGGPVVYADSLTPEIKKLAKAEGLTPEANPPEGMTTIKFSGFPEVDVWEAQMAAFREAVHAGGPAPIPPEGVLHTNVIMDGIFRSHASGKEVAVNVPAI; this is translated from the coding sequence ATCCTGGGTCGCAGGAGCGGGAAGGAGACGGCTGTGGTACGCAAGAAGGCTCCGAGAAACATCCGCGTGGCAGTCATCGGCACGGGCGGCATCTCGCGCGCGCACATCAGCGCCTATCGGAAGGCAGGCGGGTTCGACATCGTCGCCGTCTGCGACATCTTCAAGGACAAGTCTCTCAGAGCTGCGGAGGAATGGGGCGTGCCGAAACAGCACGCCTTCACGAGCTACAACAAGATGCTCGAGATGGACGGCATCGACGCGGTCAGCGTCTGCACGTACAACCAGGCGCATCGACGCCCGACCGTCGCCGCGCTGGAAGCCGGCAAGCACGTCTTCTGCGAAAAGCCGATGGCTGCCACCCTTGCCGATGCCACTGCGATGGCGCGGGCAGCCAAGGGGAGCGGCAAGATCCTCCAGATCGGTATTCACAGCACGTTCAATCCGGGTCTGCAGTTCGCTCGAAAGCTCGTCATGGAGGGCGTTCTCGGCGACATCTACTACTCGGAGACTTCCGGCTGCCGCCGGCGGGGAGTGCCCGGACACACCTTCATCTACAAGAAGACCGCCGGAGCGGGTGCAATCGTCGATATCGGCGTCTACAACATGCACAACGCCCTCTACGTGATGGGCTATCCCAAGCCCGTGCGCGTCTCGGCGCTCGCCGCCGACTACATCTCGCGGAAAGACCCGCAGTGGGCGAAGATGGACGTCGAGGAGTTCGGTGCGGCGTGGGTGCGCTTCGAGAACGGCGGCGTCATGGTCTTCAAGATATCGTGGGCGGTCCACCAGGACTCGCTCGGCGGGACGTTCTTCCTCGGCAAGAACGCGGGCATCTCCCTCGGCGGGCCCGTCGTCTACGCCGACTCGCTGACGCCTGAGATCAAGAAGCTGGCGAAGGCAGAGGGGCTGACGCCGGAAGCCAACCCGCCCGAAGGCATGACGACGATCAAGTTCAGCGGGTTCCCTGAGGTGGACGTGTGGGAAGCGCAGATGGCGGCGTTCCGCGAAGCGGTTCACGCAGGCGGGCCCGCGCCCATTCCGCCGGAAGGCGTGCTCCACACCAACGTCATCATGGACGGCATCTTCCGGTCTCACGCATCCGGGAAGGAAGTCGCCGTCAACGTGCCGGCAATCTAG